From the Ciconia boyciana chromosome 6, ASM3463844v1, whole genome shotgun sequence genome, the window TATTAAACCCACTGAAGCAATTTAATGCCTGTTTGTTACTTGATGGCCAGTCTGTTGCACTACCTAGGGTCAAGGGAGATGGAAAAGATACAAACTCTTGACGTAAACGTATAGCCATGTGCAGAGAGATCATCTGGAGATAAAGacctgaaatgtctttttttttttttttttgtgattagCTTAGGGTTTTAAGATCAGCTTTACTGCTCTTGTTCTTCATTCCCACCTTCCccaagtatatttatttttgtgctttctttcattACAGATATGAGGCCTGAGACTTAGATATGGGAATAGTTACACCTATGTAACTGTCAGTAAAGGAGCACtgggtgttgttttttaagGTATTATAGTGTTAAGTTGCAGGACGAGGTTGCATGGGGAGATGTCTTCATAGCTACATTGCTTggagaagtggaaaaataaCATTCCTAGCTGGTTAGGCTCTCTTCTGTAGAAGTAATTTACACCCTTGCTGACATAACATCACTAACTTAGAGAAGTAGTGCAACTATCACAAAAAGAACCACTTTTGCAAGTACATTCACATCTTAGATGtgccctgcagaaaagggaatGGTTGCTGATCTAGCTATTCCAGCATCATCTTCGAATATCCACACCCAAGGCCAGGATACGTAGTTAGCAAACTAATGTATCACAAAACAATTGTACCAATATCATGAGACAGTTTGACACTTCAATTACATGctaataaaagcagcaaaactctCTAGGGCTGACAGCATGGGTAGTAACTCTAACCTCCGTATGTTGTCTAATGCAATGGGTTCAAGTCTCCAGATGCTGCTAGGGTAAGTGATATACATGATGGAGAAAGTGCCCATCTTAGCAAAGATTTGGCAATCCAGGATTCCCAGATGCCTGGTGAGCACAGTGAACCCATGTTGGGAGGTAAGATAAGCTTGTGCTCTTCCTTTTGCATCCCCAGCTTTAGTCAGAGCTCTCCCAGGTTTCTTCTGGGGTGGCCAGTCCAGTGCTGGAGGGGAACATCTTGGCCATCTGAGCTCTGAGAACAGAGACACTTGGCCATAATTCTGGGCTATCTTGCGtgctttggagaaaataaagggaaatatGATGTGGCTGCAAGAGCAAATATTCCTGCCCCCTACTTCCACAATACATCTGCTTACGTGGCTTCTGCTTGCCTTtgggcatctgcaatttctTTCCAGTAACAGCaggcttaaaaatgaaatagacCAGTTTGGTAGGGCAAGACCTTGGCATCTGCCTACATGGCTTCCTTTCAAAACAGCTCTGAAGAGCTTTTGTTGtccttccacttttttttttcctgtctcctaATTGGAAGTGAGCAAAAAGGAGCCACTGGGTGGCATGTGTCTTGCAGTGGACACATCAGCTGGAGCCTCAATCTGGAGTTGCATCAAAGGGAGTACGAATCAGTTCAGCTCAATAGAGGTATCTGGTTGTCCTTGGGAGCAACAGGGAAGTCATGAGCAGCTGGATACCATCCTGGTGGCAGCAGAAACCAGGGTGCTTTAACCATACTGACTGCATTAGTCTCTTGACCTTTCTGAACTGACTGACTTAGATATGTAGCCGATGCAAGATATGCTgctgtctttttgttttcccctttcccGAGAAGTGAGAAATAGCATGATTTACAGTAGTAGATGGTCTGTGTTTCCCCACTAGCATGGCTTATTGAGTGAGGGACAGGAGATGGGATTGGGAATCAGGGCACATCCAAACATGCTTTCACTTCTGAGGAGtggattttaatttcttgaagGGCTGCTGCTGTATCTCCTGCTCTGTGTGACTGTTGTGACTGTtgaagcttttcattttatcactttttaagtacaattttttaaaggctttgcATGGTTTCAGTCACTTTCTTAATTTACCAAAGTCAGTAAAATTCCACCTTTGCTAGTTTCTTTAGGGCTGTCAAAACAGACTGCAGTTGTTGGTACAGGGATTTCTCCAAGTTCATAAATTTTCCACAAGCCCTTTTAATAACTGTGGTAATGTAAATGGTTTTTTATGAAAAGTTCAAGCTTCCCATAGCCTTAATCCTCAGTGAGGGTAACTTTCTTTGTAGATAAGAGCTTTAAATATGTAGCACATAGGCATGTTCTTTGTCCTTTCTCACACTTctaacaaaacacagaaattaatttctcctacCGTACACTTAAGTTTCCTTTAATCCACTGATGGGTGGTCAGTTGGGCACACATCTGCTTCATCCCAGACTAAGCACTGTGTTAtcctcttctgtgctttttgttaCAGCATGTGTCCCAGAAATTAATTGTGTGCTACTGTGGTATTACATAAAATCATAGCATAATTTAGGCAGGAAGGGACCTTTTGAAGGTCTCTGGTCTGAACCTGACTTAAATCTGGCTGTTCAAGACCTGATGGAGAGTGTACCACCTCTCTGGCCCCCAGCCCAGTGTTTGAGTGCCCTCTTGGTGGAAActaattttttcccttgatgTTGAGTTGGGATTTCCTGTAAATCATCTGCTTCGGCCCCTCAGACATCTAGTAGTCTCCCttggacttgctccagtatgtcaaTACTGCTCTTGTAtgctggggagcccaaaactgggTGCAGTGTTTGAGATATCTCCTCAGCACTGGTTAGAGGAGGTTCATTCCTTCCCTCAAAGCTTGGTTATGTGTATGTAGACACACCCAGAAAGAAGTTATTTAGTTAGTTCAAAGGGATGCCAGGAGAGAGTTCCTGCTGTGATTACCTTATTTAGCTTGTGTTGGGATTCAACTTACTAAAAGACAATTACTGTGATGGCTCCTATGGCTAATGGTATCATTGTTCAGTGAATGAAGAGTAAATTTCTGTGTAACTCCAAGCACTGAGATGAGAGCTGTCTCCCATGGGTGATGAGGTGCGCGTTTTCTCCATTTCagctcactcccccccccccccccagacatCTAGATAAATGCTAGCATTTAAATGGGTCCAAACTGTAGTGCACTCCCTTTGTCCCTGTCTGGGTGAGTGAATTGCTGTTGTTAGATGTTGGTACCAGAAGACAAGAAGGTAGGTAGGCTGCAGCTGCTATATTGATTTCATTGGCTTTCCAGTTATTTTCTCTAAAGCTGGGTCAGGATCCTTTAAGGCCAGACCTTGCAGCTAtcgtttgttttgtttttttttttctttaattcgTTAATTCCAGCCATGAAGTGTGTTCAGTATACTGTGTGTAGCGAcccattttctctgctgttttcaggTAACGATCACTGTAATTGGTCTGTGCCCTACCAGAATCGCTGCATCCTCTTGCAGTGTCACCAGCTGAGTGTGTGCCAGAATGCCGGAGAACAAGATATCAAAGATGTGCTTGGAGGTAATGCCATGCTGCAGGCTCCTGCTAAATCCAGAATCCTGGTCCTTTTGCTTCAAATGCCTACGTTTAGACCTTGACTGGCTTTCAGCTGAGGGAAATGGGTTGTGAAATATTTGCAGGATGATTCTGTAGGTAAAGTCAGTTCGCTGGAAAAACTGTTTCACTAGCCTTGTAAGGGCTCTGGCACTTACATGTGCATGATGTGTCTTTCAGTAACTCTTGTAACTGTTACTGAGTAACAGTTTGTCTCCATGTTGAAGACATCATTAATTCAAGCCATTTGCACTTCACACGCTGTCCTTTGGAAAATAAACGCTTAACagatgtatttatattttttaagagaaaggaaaatgtcttgGCATTGTTTTTTCTGAGATTGACAGGATTTTGTGCCAGAGGCAGCAGGCTGCTTCTATAATCAGCAGCCTTAGCAGCAATTGCTCATGGTGACTTTCCAGGCCAAGgtcttaaattttaataaagtgACACAATAACAAAATGGAGCTTGTTGGTAATTGGGGAATGAATCTTCTAAAGTATGTTCCTAGAGTTCACTGtacacaagtttaaaaaaaaaaagacagtgtatTTATGGTTCTTTTGGGTTAGCAAAGGTTTCTCTGCAACGTAGCAACCAGACCTTTGATAAGCAGATGGGATTTATGTCACTATAAATCTAGATCACTAGTTGTGAAGGAAATTCTCCCGAAGTATGAAGGTATAACTGGAAGgtggaaatgaaatttttaatcagttttgaGAGGTGAAAATTCTAAATCTAAGCATGAAGGCTTTGTCAGTGCTGTGTAACTTTGAAAGCATGAGTCATCTTCTCAGGAGCTGACATTTCGTAATGCTGCTCCTGTTGATAATGCGCTTCTGCATTGTAGCTCTGTACTTTCTTACCTGCCTTCAGTGGAATTAATTCCCTGGTTGGGCAAATGCCAGAGGTCTGTggcaaaaaaaagcccaaacaaacaaaaaacccaaaccaaaacaaaacccttgaAGGGATTATGTGCAATAAAGGCAGAGGTCTGAGTTTTCATGCTCTTCCTGACTTCAGGACTGATTTATTCCAGTGGTGCTACGTGTACTGCAGAATATGTGTTCTGGTTTGCATGTTGGGGGTATGAGGTCAGATTTGAGCTTGAGAGTTTTATTCTTATGAATCTCATTGCTTTTGTCTTTGAAGAAATTGTTGatgggaaaagggaaacaatCCTGTTTTACCATGAAAGCTAtccacagaaaaaggagaggatgGTGAATGCATGGGTTGACCGACACAACATGGAAAACCTGTTTTCCTCAACTGCTTGGACTCGCAAGATTTACTTGAGGCATTTGCTTAGGGCTGAGAGTGAAGATTTAACaacaaatgcaagaaaaacaattgcaagtgatgcaaccaccACTGCAGTGACCACCACCAATGCCACAGCCATAACAACAAATGTTACAAACGCAACTGTCCTCACTACAGCTTATGAAACAACTGCCAAAGCCTCAAATGCCCCTGGAGGTTTTGGTCTCCTTGCTGAAGCCATGTCATCCACTGCTTCTTCTCCCACTTCTGgtaatgtttctgctttcacttcCAGTCACGTCACCAAGCTTGTGACCACTACCGAAAAATCAGGAAATAGTAGTTCTGTCTCAGTATTGTCCCCCACTTCTACTTCTGCTCCCGTCACTGTCATTTCTGAAGCAGGTACTCCAGTGCCTCAAACAGAGCAGTTTAACCCAGCCACTACCAGCACTCCCCGCTCTAGTAGCCCTGCCGCTGTTGGAGCTGGCCTGAAGACACTGAGCACAACATTGACTACCGTCATCCCGCAGGATGCAAGAACATCTTCCATTGCTTCCACTCGTGCCACAGCACTCACCCCCTTGGAGAGTTCACACTCTACGAATACGCTGCATGGCATTACGTTGCTATATCTAGGGCCAGAAGCAAGTACAGCCACAACATCCTTGAGTAAATCAACTTCTCTTCTGGGCTCTACAAGAGGTGCCACAGTTTTAAATACTGCCTCTACAGCAGAAACTACAACTGGGCATGGGATAAAGTCAACATCTCACACTCTTTCAACAACCACAGCTCCAGCAGATGTACCCAAAGCAACAGCTTCGGGCCTTGCAGAAACTCAGGACATGGGCAATGAGTATCTTCTCATTGCTGCTGAGCCCCTGACTCAGTACTTAGTGGATAAAAGTCTGCTTCTTGCAGTGCTTTTAGTTGGTATGGTTTTTTTCATAACTGTTATAGTTCTTTTCCTTATGCAGGCCTATGAGAGCTACAAGAAGAAGGATTACACACAAGTGGA encodes:
- the C6H11orf24 gene encoding uncharacterized protein C11orf24 homolog: MWTAIVFFLLISFCICEHRFSVLKGRGVHVVRINRLTTEKQCRQACQSPGASGNDHCNWSVPYQNRCILLQCHQLSVCQNAGEQDIKDVLGEIVDGKRETILFYHESYPQKKERMVNAWVDRHNMENLFSSTAWTRKIYLRHLLRAESEDLTTNARKTIASDATTTAVTTTNATAITTNVTNATVLTTAYETTAKASNAPGGFGLLAEAMSSTASSPTSGNVSAFTSSHVTKLVTTTEKSGNSSSVSVLSPTSTSAPVTVISEAGTPVPQTEQFNPATTSTPRSSSPAAVGAGLKTLSTTLTTVIPQDARTSSIASTRATALTPLESSHSTNTLHGITLLYLGPEASTATTSLSKSTSLLGSTRGATVLNTASTAETTTGHGIKSTSHTLSTTTAPADVPKATASGLAETQDMGNEYLLIAAEPLTQYLVDKSLLLAVLLVGMVFFITVIVLFLMQAYESYKKKDYTQVDYLINGMYVDSEL